TGTGGAATGGAGTGAAATAATCGGTTATACCATCATGTTTGATTGTAAACATTTCACCGAGTTTCAATTTTTCTAAATAAATTTTAAGATGTTCGGGATTTTCAATCTTTTTCCCCAGTTTTTCTTTATCTTGGCCATACATCACATAAGTTCCGTTATCCGAAATAAATGAAATATGCCCCTGGCCCCGAAATGGTCGATTGTCTCCTATTTTTTCTTGTAAAGTGGAGATATCTAAATCAAGCCCCGCAGCGCCTAAAAATTTTCCCTTTGGATAAATAGGAACAACAAGAGAGATCATTTGGATTTTTTTCCCACCTGCGAGGTATTCATACGGTCCGAATACTTTGGCTTTGTTTGTTTTTTTTACTTGGAGGTAAAAATCACCAGCACCATTGGGATTATCATAGTTATTTAGTGGTTCGAAGTTTATTTTCCCATCAGGTGTGTGGTGTAAATAGGGAACAAATCTCCCCGTTTTATCGTGGCCTGGTTTACCAACAAAGGCAGCATCTCTTCCTTCATAGGCGTTCGGTTCGTAACAAAGCCAAATCCCAAACATATTATCGTTTCTTTCTAAAATTTCACGAAGGCTACTCACCATTGCATCTCTCGGAGGTGATGCATAAAATAATGCAAATCGATACCCACGTATGACACCCATCATCGCATTCAAATGTTCCTGGATTTGGAAGGACCATTTTTCAGAAGTGATCTTTGCGTTTTCTTGGATTTCCGTCTTAACGTCGCTGATAGTCCTGTAAATTTGGAACGATGTCAATATTGTAAAACCAACAAACAAAATACCGGCGATGAAAAGAGAAACCCTCTGGCGTATACTCATAGGGGTCGATCTTACACCGTCAGAAATTTTTGTAAATTGTTTCGTGTTTGTTTTTCTAATTTTCTCCCCTAAAACATTCGTGGTATGTACGAAAGTTTTGGGAAAACTCAATGATACCGATCCTTTGAGGATAAGGATCGATGTTCATTTTTTTTGATTATTTTTTGGATCGAGTTTGCACCTTAAAATTCTTATACTCAACGTATTCGATATCGTCCACTTTCAATTGGAACACTCCTTTCGTTGAGTGGACTATGAATATGTCCCCTAATTGAGCAACCACAGCTCCTGATAATACTTCTCCATTGGATTTATGAATGGTCTCTAAAACACTATAGTGATTTTGGATGTCTTCTTCATTTTGAAGGCCCATTTTTTCGGCATCAGAGGCAATGGTGGTGAGAGCTTCATTACGTTTGCTCTCGTGCTCTTTTTCGATGCTTTCAACGATCTCTTGTGTGGCTTCCAAATTTCCTTCTTTGTTTTCCACTTGTTTTTGGATGAGAGTGTTATCGATAGAAACAAGGGTTTCCACTTCCGCTTTTTCCTTTGGCGAAACTGGACTTTCTACTTTTGAAATTCCATTTGTAACATCTGAAAAACCAGATAACTCATCTTTTGTGAGACTTGCTGCTGCCATTTTCGCATTGATGAGATAAACAAGTTCATTCAAACTAGGGTTTACTTCTAATGATTCTCCTGATTCGAGAACCACTTCGTTTTCCTCTAACGTTTTCACAAATTGATCATAGTTCTCTTGGGAAAGTCCGTCGTTTTGTTCTAGGAGTTTAGGACCAGTTTTGAAAGCAACAGCCACAGCACCCTCATATACTTTCACTTTTGGGACTGAACCTTTTTCTAATTCAAATGAAAAAATAGTCCCACGGACACCCGCCACCATTGTAGGTGAGGAAATCGATAAATTCTGATTTGCTTTTAATTTGACCGATTTGACAAGAAGGTTACCAGCCCAAATGTGAATGTCAGTATTGGGTTGTGATGCACCTGCTAAATCACGAAATAAAACATCTGAATTTTCTTTGATTCTGATGATTTCCCCACGGTAAGTTTGTAAGTCAACTTTACCTAGTTTTGAAAGGATACGGTCTCCTGGTTTGATCACATCACCTAAACTTGCAAATGATTCCTTTCCATCTTTGAATAAGGTCACTTGCCCTTGAATGAAAGTGATGACAGCACCTGCTGTATCATCCTTTGTTTGGTTTTGCCAAAAGGCAAATTTTTGGCATTGGGATAAGGCCAAAAGCAAAACTGAAAAGATTAGGATTTTTTTCATATACTGATTCCAAATGCGGTAGTAATAGATCCAACAAATCAGAATATGCATATTCTCAAAAAAGGTAAAACTTTTTTTAAAAAAGAGCAACTATTGCAAGAATTTATGAAATTTCCTTTGGATTCTTACAAAAAGATGACAAATGTTAGCGTAAAACCTTTCCAATTAATTTTTTACTGACTGTTTCCAGATCAAGTGAGTATCAATTCATTTTTTATTTGACGATTTGTTAAAGAGAAACAATCAAATACCGGAATCGAATCAAGTTAAGAATCGATAAACACGAGTTTTTTGAAGATAAATTCCAATTTCCATTTACAAACGATCGTTTATTTGGACAAATCTGAGATTTTTTTTCCAATATCGGAACGAGAATGAAGCCATTTTTTTTTAGCAATGATTTGGGAGGAATAAATACTCGTATGCCCCGACAGGATATAAGAGATTTGTGTGACTAGTAAAAATAACAATCCACATTGGAATCCAAATAACTCCATCCCCATAATAGCACAGGCTAATGGAGTGTTGGTAGCACCAGCAAAAACCGAGATAAAACCAACACTGACAAATAATGTCAAAAACGTTGGATCAATTTGTGAAAACATATTTCCCAAGGCCGCTCCGATAAAAAAAAGTGGAGTGACCTCCCCTCCTTTAAATCCAAATCCAATCGTGATCGAAGTGAGCAATAATTTCCATAAAAATGTTTCATTCGGCAATGTTTCTGTGAATGCATTTTGAATTGTATTTACGCCTAAACCATAATATTCTAATCCCACTCCGGATAAAAATAAAATGACTAATACCAATCCGCCAACGAAAGGCCGGAATGGTGGGTATTTAATCAAATTCTGTGCTAACTTAGATAAAAAATATAATAATTTGGTAAATACTTTGGCAATAATGCCAGAGCTAACAGCAAGTAAAATGATGCTAAGAAAGATCATTTCATCCCAGACAAACAATACCTCAGGGAATAAAGAATGTTTCACATTCCAAAACAAACAGACCTCATGAGATAACCACGCTATCATCAATGAAGGTAAAAATAATTTCCAACGATAGGCTCCAATTTGAATGACTTCAATTGAAAAAATAGCAGCAGCAATGGGGGTTCCAAATACGGCCGCAAAACCTGCACTCATTCCAAAAATGATCAAACTCTGGTGTTCTTTTTGGGCAAAAGGGAAAAAACGAACCACTTGGTGTGCAATGGATCCTCCCATTTGTACCGCTGTACCTTCTCGACCAGCCGATCCACCAAACAAATGTGTAACGAGTGTTCCAAACAATACAAAAGGGGCCATTCGAATCGGAATGATAGAATTTGGAGAATGGATTTCTTCTAATAATAAATTATTACCTTGATTCGCTTTTGATCCATATCGGTAGTATATCCAACCAATCACAAATCCTGCTATCGGTAGAAAATAGATAATGCTGGGATCACCTTCACGTAAGTTTGAAACAAAATCGAGTGCGTGTAAGAAAAATGCCGAAAGGCTTCCAACTACGAGAGCAATACAAAATAGGACAGCGCTCCAAAATGTTAGGAACAAAATATAATTTTTACATCGTAAGTAATATTTTTGATTCATGGACTAGATAACGCGACAAGATGTTACGATTAATTCTAATTTACTATGATTTGGCAGGTCGCAAACCTAAAAAAGTGAAAAAACATTATTGGTAACTTTTTTCAGTTAGTGTAAAATTTCCGATTCTGCAAAGATAGAGGATACTATGTTTGCAAAGGAAAAATGCTATGCGTGTAATTTTCTACGAAATTAAATTTTATAACTTAAGGAATAAGATTTAGTATATGATGGATGGATCCAAACGATCCATAAAGAATTAGATTTCAAATTGGAAAAAACGACAGAGGTCCCAAAAGAGAAAATTGTATTCTCCGATACTTGATTATTTGGCTTTCGACCAACTAGGTATCGTTTGATGAGAGATTTTCTAACATTTGAAAGGGAATGTAAGGTATCATTTACAAAGCTCTTGTATAACACAAAGATCCCAAAACTAGAAAACAACTGGAAGTTATGGGATTTTTAAAAGTTTTGGGTAAAGATTCAGAACAACTCAGTGAATCTACCAAAACTTTACCTAAAAATTGATTCTAAGTTTGGTGGATTAAAGTTTTTTCCTTTGTTTCCAAGAATTGTTTTTTTTCATTCATGAGTGTTTCTGCTTTTGATAGGTATTCTTCAAATGTAGGATAATCTTTTGCCAATATAGAACCACAATAGTGAAAATATATTTTTTTGGAATGGGCTAAATGTTTGTATTCTTCCAAACTGGAGTATCCCATAAACCCACTAACAACAAACACATCTAAATCAATATTAAATTTATAAGCGATTTTCATCACACCTGTTTGGAATGGTTGAATTTCTTCCGTAAAGGTTCTTTCTCCCTCAGGGTATAAAAAAATCGATCTAGTTTTTAACACACGTAAAACATCAGTTTTAAAGTTTCTAAAATTTGGTTTTTTCTCAGAATAAATGACTGCCTCAACAATTGTTTTGTGCATCATCAAAGGGATGATTTTGTATCTTTGGATGATATCACCACCAAGATAAGACAAACGAATGTCTTTTGATTTTGATAAATATGGCAAAGATACAATCAACGGAACTTCTAAAGCATTTGTATGGTTACAAATTAGGAAACGATTGTTTCCTTCTGGATTCCAATTCCCAAGAGAAACATCGAGGGTACGGCCAGTTAATAGAAAAAAAGAACGGTACCAAAAGTACCCTAAAAAATTATTAATTCGATTCGACCATCGATCCAGTTTTGTAATTTTAAACAAATATGAAAAGGTAAGTCCGATAGGAAAAATAATCGCTAAAACTGGTATGGCATAACATAAAACGACGAAAAACTGTAGTTGGCCCATGGATGAATAGAAGTAGAATCGATTAGAAGGTAAACTAATATTCTACATAGGTGAATAAAAAAATATAATCTTTAAATTGTTAATTCTAAGATAAATTTTGGGCTATGGTTTCTATCAATTCTGATTTTACCTTCTATTTGGTCTACTAGCATGCCTATCAATTGTAAACCAAACCCTGGTGTGTTCTGAATTGAAACTGATTCGGGAATACCAACTCCATTATCCGAGTATTCCAAAAAAAGTACATTTTGTATTTTGGTGATACAAAGACGAATCTCCGGATTTTGAATTTCTGTAAATGCATGTTTCATGGAATTGGTTATCAATTCATTTAATATAATTCCTAAAGACGAAAGTAATTTTGCATTTAGTTCAATGGATTCATCCAATATATCCAAATTCACATCTACTTTTTTTGGAAATATAGAAACTATTTCAGAGCAAATGGATGGGAAATATTCTTGTATGGTTACTCCATTCACTGACTCAGAGTGATAGAGCTTATCATAAAGGACAATCATACTTTTGATTCGCCCTGCTGCTTCATACAAAATTGTTTGGACTGATGAATTTTCTTGAGATTTCGCCTGTAAAGTGAGTAAGGTAAATAAAGAACTCATATTATTTTTTACACGATGATGAATTTCTTTTAATACATTCTCTTTTTCATGTAGCAGTTTTTGAATTTTTGATTCGGAAAGAGTTCTAACACTAACATCTCTTAATATAACAGTATACAACGATTCCCCATTTACAGAAATCTGCGAAATGGAAGCTTCTATAGGAAACTCATCATTATTGGATCTCAAACCTCTTATTTGTCCAAGTGCACCCATTGCTCTCCTACTAACGCCTGTTTTTCCAAAATGATCTATATGTTTATCATGTTGACTCCGAAAATTTTCAGGTATCAATTGGTCCAAAGGTTTTCCAATGATATTTGTTGACTCATATCCAAACATTTTTTCAGCAGCACCATTAAATAAAACAATCTTTTTTGATTTGTCTATGCTGATAATTGCATCCATCGCCGAATCTATAATCTGTGTTAACTTTGCTTCTGATTCCTTAATTTGATTTATAGCCTCTAATCGGTCAGAAATATCTCTTGCAACAAAAATATAACCAATGGGTAAGTCCGATTCATCATTCAACAGAACTAGATTAATTTCAATATTCCTGAAACTTCCATCCTTTGCTTGTTGGATTGCCTCTCCAATAAAACTTCCTTCCAAATTTACTTTTTCTATAACCTGTTGGTTTGATAACATTTGGAAATTGGTTTTCAAAACATTCAAGATATTCTCACCAATAACTTCTTCCGATTTCCAAACGAAGATTTTTTCAGCAGCCTTATTCCAATATGTAATTTTTTGGGTAAAATCTGTCCCAATCACAGCATCTAATACATTATCTAACATATTAGCTTGTTTTGCGATCTGACTTTGTACGTTATATTCTGCAGTGATATCACGAAAAACTAAAACAACACCTTTGGTATCACCATTTAAATCTTTTATAGGAGATCCAGAATCAGAGATTTGAAATTCGGATCCATTTTTTGAAATCAAGACTGTATGATTTGCCAAGGCAACAACCGAATTTGTTTTTAAAACAATTTCTACTGGATTTTCAACTTTTTTCCTAGTTTTAACATTGATTATATTAAATACATCATTGATTCCTAATCCAACTCCTTCTTCATGAGTCCATCCTGTTAATTTTTCGGCAACTGGATTGATACGGATTACTTTACCATCTCTATCTGTGGCGATAACACCATCACCAATCGAATGTAATACAGTTTCCAAATGTTCTTTTTTACTTTTTGTGAGTTCGTTTGCTTCGAATAATTTAAAAGCCATTTTAATGGAAGCATCTAACACGGTGAATCCTGAATTTTTTACAACATATCCATAAGAAGTAATACTTTCTGTTTTTTTTACAATTTCTCTCTCTGTATGAGAAGATAAAAAAACAATTGGTATTTCTTTATGATTTAAGATGTGAGTAGCAGTTTCTGTTCCATCCAAACCTTTTCCAAGGTCAATATCCATTAATATCAAATCAAATGGACTTTCGTTATTTTTCATTAACTGGATTGCATTTTCGCCATTGGAAACATGTGTGACTTTGTAACCACCTTGTTCCAATTGATTTTTTTCATAGAGAGCTAAAATAGCCTCATCTTCTACAAGTAAGATGGATTTATCTGCTATGATTGTCATCTTTCATCCTTTTGTATTTCCCAAAAAATGTACTGAAAAATACAGAACTCCAAATGATATAGGAGTGATTTATTAGTTCAATCAATAATTTAGAAAATTTCTAATCTTCTAATATTCAGGGATTTATCCTAATTGTTTACATTTATCCGATTTTTTCGGACAAATTGAAGAATTTGGAATAAAGAAAAAACCAAATAAAATAGGCCAATTCCAACAACCCAATTTCCATATTGTGAGTAGAGGGTTTTGATCTTTAAAGGAGATACAGATGAAATGAGAATCCCATCATTTTCTTCAAAATAATCAAGTGTACCCTTTGTCCTTCCATATCCATCATAAATTCCGGATAATCCACTCCTCGTAGAACGGACAATAGATGATCCATTTTCGATCCCACGAATCGTAGCCATCTCGGTATGAAAAGGATTAATTCCATTCCAGTCCGAAGCAGGAATTAAGGTGATGTTTGATCCAGTCTGGGCATGGATCTCTGTTACATGCAAACTATCGAAGTCATAACATATAGCAACTGACATTTTGCCGAAATTCGTTTCGATCGATTTGATTTCAGAATGTATTTTTGAGATAGGTTCGAAAGGTACAATAAATTGTTTATAATAGGTTTGTCTTATCTCACCTTCATTCGATAACCATACTAGTTTATTATCAAAATAAAATTCATTTTCGTTGTGTTGGATGATATAAGCTGCCACGAGTTCGATATTTTCTTCCTTTGCGATTGAAATTAGAGAGTTCAAAAATTCTAATTCAGTTTCTTTTGAAATTAGAATCGCTCCTTCATTCCATACAACAACGTTTGCGCCTTCCTTTGCTGCAAGTTTAGTTTTTTCAATTGTTAGCTGAGTATTTATCTTATTTTTGATTGGATTTTTCCAAATTGTTTGGATGTCCATTTTTGTAGTTACAGTAGCAACTTTAATTTGTTTTCCAGGAATTGGTAAACTCAATCGAATTGATCCATAAAAATATAGAAGAATGATGAGAATGATTGTGAATGAAAAATAATACGTACAAGATTTTGAAATTTGTTTTTGATCTATTTGTTCACTGAATAGTTGTTCAAAAGATGCGTTAAACAGATATATGACGAAGCTAATGCCAGTGGCTCCAAATAGGGAAGCAGACTGCAAAAATACTAAATTCCCAATTTGACTATTTGCTAACATTCCCCAAACACCCAAGTCTGAAAAATAAGCGCCTATCCATTCTAATATCGTACAGGTAAATGCAAAAAACAAAATAGGAGAAATGTTATTCTTATATCGAATGCGAATGAAATTCCATATCCATAGTAAAATTGAAAATAAGATTCCAGCTTGGATACCTGATAGAAAAGCAATCCAAATGTGAAATGGCTCACTCACAATACGAAAAGTAGATACTATTTGGAATAAAATCAAACTAGTGAAAAGTATCTTAAAAGAATAACCCAAACGAATGTATCTTAAGAATGGAATAAAAACAAACCAGCCAAAAATTGGAATATTCCATTTCATTCCAGTGAATCCAATGAAGATTCCACCAACTGTGAGTAAAAACCATTGATTAGAAATAAAATTCATTACTTTCTCACCTTTTCATTTAACTTAAGATTCGAACCAGCACCAATCCATATATAGTCCAACGAATCTATCCAAAGTGATTCTAGATTTTCGTTCAGCTGAAACGCTAATATTGGAATCCCAAAGAAACAACTTGCAATTGCAAGTGATAGACTTTTCCAATTTGTATCTTTGGGAAGCTCCTTGTTTTCTTTTGCCAATTTCATTGCATTTTCTAAAATCAATTCGATACCACCGATGGGCAGTGTTCCGATAGCGGGATGATTTGGGAAAAGTAAATATCGTTCCGCCAAAGTTAATTCCTTAGCTTGGGGTCTTTTTTTATACTTAGTTTGGAAGGAAATTATCTCCAAAAGGATTCTCGGATTTTTTTTGGATTCTTTGGCCGTATAACGAAACAAAGATTGTATTAAGCCATAACCTGAATTTGCCATTTTATTTTTTTCAGCAAAAACTGTGACTTGGAGGCTCCATATCTGGATATAATGTAAGATCAGTTCGTCTTTTTCAGGAAAATAATTATAAAATGTTGGTTCAGAAATCTCTGCATATTGGCAAAGTTCTATGATTTTGATTTCATTATATGGTTTTGTTTCCAATAATTCTAATAAACCAAATGTAAGTTTTGTGCGTGTCCTCGCAAATTTTCGTTCTTTTAAAGGGAATTGAAGCAAAGGATCTAATTTGGGAGCCACTTTAGCATTCATATATTTATAAGGCTGACTTTATTTTTATAGTCAACCCTATTTTTTTAATAATTCATAACGAAACTATGAACTTTTTAAATATTTTTTTGATATTAGTAGAGTTGAGATTGATGAATTTTTGAAATTGTGGTAGATGGACATCATTGGGTGGCGGGTCTAGAACCCCACCCAATTCAGGGCGGGGATAGCATATTCACACCGAACTACTTCTTCGCATGTGGATGTGCGTTTCGATACACTTCCTTCAAACGATCTCTTGAGACACTCAAATATACTTGCGTAGAAGACAACGACGAATGACCAAGTAACTCTTGTACGGCGCGAATATCAGCACCTGCATTGAGTAAATCCGTCGCAAAAGTATGTCTAAATTTGTGTGGGGTTATGGCTTTTTCCATTCCCATAACAGTCCTTCGTTCTGATAAAATATAACGAATCCCACGAGTTGTTAATTTGCCACCTCTTTGGTTCAAAAAGATTTCATCAGGTCCGCCATTCCCTCTTTCATCCAAATAGTCTTTAAGTGCTTCTTTTGCTTCTGGTCCTATGAATACAAATCTTTCTTTTCTCCGTTTACCCATCACTTTAAGTGATGTTAACTCTTCGTTCAAGTCACTTAATTTTGCATTCACCAACTCAAATACCCGTAAACCCGTACTGTATAAAACTTCCACAATGGCTTTGTCTCGTTTTCCCAATACTTCCTTTTTTTCAGGGTCTTCGTAATCTAGGATGTCTTCTGTTTCGATCGGTGTGAAATTTTTTGGTAATTTCTTTTTTGTTTTTGGAAAACTCACTTGTAAGATGGGATTTGCTCCAATCTTTTCTTCCCGAAACAAAAATTTATAAAACGTTCTTAAAGAGGAAAGTTTGCGACTTTGGGTACGTTTGTCTTGTTTCTTCGTGGATTTTAAGTCAGCAAAATATGCTCGCACATCTAATACATCAACACTGAGGATATCTATTTCTTCTTTTAAACAGAATTCAAAAAAGAATTTCAAATCACGTAAATATGCAAATAAAGTATGTTCCGAATAATTTTTTTCGATTTTTAGATATGTGCGGTAACTGCGAAATAAATCCGCCATAACTTGGGGAAAATGCTCTGGAATTTGGACTTCAAGGACTGGCAGGGTCATACATCAAATCTATCGGCAAAAGTTTTCTTTCTCCTCCGTCAAAAAAATACTATACAAGTACTTACATTTTGTTTAGTGTTGAAATCGGAAAAAAAAGACATAATCCAGAAAAATTCCTCTCCCCTTCCTAATTTGTCCCAGGCCTAAGGCATAATGGAGTCACTTCGGAAGAGAAAAAGAGTGGAATTCGGAAGGGATGGGTTCATCCTTGAGAGAGTCAGGCGGATTTTTTTAAAACCAACTGGCCAAGTCCCCTACCTAGTCTTTCGGAACACCGACTTAGGAGAACGATTGATTCATGAAAAAAGAGAAAGCTGACAAGGCACTAGAAAAAGAAACAGACCAAAGAAAACAGGCCATTGATGCGGCCCTCGGCCAAATTGAAAAACAATTTGGAAAAGGTTCCATCATGCGACTTGGGGCCGACACACGTATGGCAGAAATGAATGTAGTGTCCACTGGCTCTTTGGACCTTGACATAGCTTTGGGAATCGGCGGTTTTCCCTCTGGTCGAATCATCGAAATTTACGGACCAGAGTCTTCCGGAAAAACAACTCTCACTTTATCTGCCATTGCGGAAACGCAAAAAAAAGGAGGCATTGCTGCCTTCATAGACGCAGAACACGCACTTGATCCATCTTATGCTAAAAAACTCGGTGTCAATGTGGACGATCTACTCGTAGCCCAACCGGACAACGGCGAAGAAGCTCTTGAAATCTGCGAGTCCCTCGTTCGTTCCAATGCCATTGACCTCATCGTCATCGACTCAGTTGCTGCTCTTGTTCCGAAAGCAGAAATCGAAGGGGATATGGGTGACTCCCATATGGGCCTCCAAGCACGACTCATGTCACAAGCCCTTCGTAAACTCACAGGAACCATTTCCAAATCCAGTACCACAGTTATCTTTATCAACCAGATCCGTATGAAGATTGGGGTTATGTTTGGTAGCCCTGAAACCACTACAGGTGGTAACGCTTTAAAATTCTATGCGTCCATCCGTCTTGACATCCGCCGTATTGAGACTCTGAAAGAAAAAGAGGAACCAGTTGGTAACCGAGTCCGAGTGAAGGTGGTGAAAAACAAATGCGCCCCTCCTTTCCGTCAGGCGGAATTTGATATCATGTATGCGAATGGAATCAATCGTGAAAGTTCACTCATTGATTTAGCAGTTCGTCACGATTTAGTGGCAAAAGCTGGATCTTGGTATTCTTACAACGGTGAAAAAATTGGCCAAGGAAAAGAACAAGTTCGGAACTTCTTTTTAGAAAACCCAGACATTGCTTTCAAAATTGAAAACCAAGTCCGTGATCTGAATAGCCTTCCTTTGCTTGACCAAGCAAAAATCCAAACAAGAGAAGTGAAGTCCATTGAAAGAGATCCAAAAGAAACTAAGGAAACAAAAACAAAACAACCAGTGAGTTTCTCTACAGAAGGAGACTCCGACATCGCAGTCGGCGAATAAACGAAAAACAGGCTTTCTTTTTAGGAACCATTGCCGGTTCGGGGTTTCCCCGAGCCGGTTTTTTTTTACTTCATTTCATTCCTAACTCGGAATGAAAAATGATATATGAAATCAGATGGAATCAAAACCTATCCACTAATCACTTAAAGGTAAAGTCAACCCCACTCCTCATTATATGTTACAAAAATATTTGATCTGCATCCTCCTCTTTTCCTTCCATTGCCAAGTAGTCAGTAACAAACCAAAGATTAACCAACAAGATTCAGATGTATTTTTAGAGTGGGCGGGCCTCACTCCAAATGATTTGCTCCATCAAAATGAAATGGACATTAGTTGGAAAAAATTACTAGAAACAAAAGAACGAATCTCTAGTTATTTAGATCAAAAGAATTACCACCCAAACGTAAATACTGTTGTGTATCCTTTTAGTGGAATTGATGTATTAAATTTGTTCTCATTTTTTCCAAATTGCCAACATTACATTTTGTTTGGATTAGAAGACCCAGGTTACCCTACTAAATACAATGAACTTTCTGAAAAAGAAAAGACCATCGTTAAATCAGGAATTCGAAACTTATCAGACCATTTAGCTGGTAGAAATTATTTTACGTATCGTAAAATGAAGGAAGAAACCAAGAAAAAAGAACTAAATGGAGCTTATCCTGTCTTTGTTGCTTTTTTGAAACGAATGGGAAAAGAAATTATCGATACAAAAGAAGTGTCTATCGAAGGAAAAGGGATTAATTATAAAGGTTTTACTTTGGTTTTATTTGATTCGAAACAAAATAAACAAGAAACACTTACGTATTTTAAAATATTCTTAATTGGAAATGAAGGAACTCCCGGGGATGGGTTGTATGAATATTTCTCTAATTTAGGAGAAATAGGTGTTTTTACAAAATCTGCTGAATATTTATTCCACGGGGAAAAAAGAAAATCCTTTCGCGATTTACTTTTGAAAAACGCGAAATTTGTAGTACAGGATGAATCTGGTTTTCCACTTCGCTTTTTTCCAGAAGAAAACTGGAAACGATCCATTTTTGGAAGGTATGAAAAATCTTGGAACCTGTCTGGTGCGGTGATCCCTGAAGAACAACCAGAACTAAAAAAACTAAGCCAAGAGACAAATGATCAAATTTTACCATTTCCGTTCGGATACGGATTTTTAGGAACAAAGGACAACAGACAATCGGCTGTCCTTGTGTTTCAAAAAAAGTAACAGCAGTTATACTGGTTTATTCAACAGTTGTCGGATCCCAACAAGTTCTAAAATTTTCA
The sequence above is a segment of the Leptospira sp. WS39.C2 genome. Coding sequences within it:
- a CDS encoding TetR/AcrR family transcriptional regulator — encoded protein: MNAKVAPKLDPLLQFPLKERKFARTRTKLTFGLLELLETKPYNEIKIIELCQYAEISEPTFYNYFPEKDELILHYIQIWSLQVTVFAEKNKMANSGYGLIQSLFRYTAKESKKNPRILLEIISFQTKYKKRPQAKELTLAERYLLFPNHPAIGTLPIGGIELILENAMKLAKENKELPKDTNWKSLSLAIASCFFGIPILAFQLNENLESLWIDSLDYIWIGAGSNLKLNEKVRK
- the xerA gene encoding site-specific tyrosine recombinase/integron integrase; the protein is MADLFRSYRTYLKIEKNYSEHTLFAYLRDLKFFFEFCLKEEIDILSVDVLDVRAYFADLKSTKKQDKRTQSRKLSSLRTFYKFLFREEKIGANPILQVSFPKTKKKLPKNFTPIETEDILDYEDPEKKEVLGKRDKAIVEVLYSTGLRVFELVNAKLSDLNEELTSLKVMGKRRKERFVFIGPEAKEALKDYLDERGNGGPDEIFLNQRGGKLTTRGIRYILSERRTVMGMEKAITPHKFRHTFATDLLNAGADIRAVQELLGHSSLSSTQVYLSVSRDRLKEVYRNAHPHAKK
- the recA gene encoding recombinase RecA, coding for MKKEKADKALEKETDQRKQAIDAALGQIEKQFGKGSIMRLGADTRMAEMNVVSTGSLDLDIALGIGGFPSGRIIEIYGPESSGKTTLTLSAIAETQKKGGIAAFIDAEHALDPSYAKKLGVNVDDLLVAQPDNGEEALEICESLVRSNAIDLIVIDSVAALVPKAEIEGDMGDSHMGLQARLMSQALRKLTGTISKSSTTVIFINQIRMKIGVMFGSPETTTGGNALKFYASIRLDIRRIETLKEKEEPVGNRVRVKVVKNKCAPPFRQAEFDIMYANGINRESSLIDLAVRHDLVAKAGSWYSYNGEKIGQGKEQVRNFFLENPDIAFKIENQVRDLNSLPLLDQAKIQTREVKSIERDPKETKETKTKQPVSFSTEGDSDIAVGE